A section of the Anabaena cylindrica PCC 7122 genome encodes:
- a CDS encoding type II toxin-antitoxin system ParD family antitoxin, with translation MNITLKPEQEQFIQNQLAQGRFPNAEAVVNQALQLLQEKQREYEEWVEDVRVKVNEAGEELERGEGVPLATVVEQIQAKFRNAREANK, from the coding sequence ATGAATATTACCTTAAAACCAGAACAAGAACAGTTTATTCAAAATCAGTTAGCTCAAGGCAGATTTCCTAATGCTGAAGCGGTGGTTAATCAAGCTCTACAGCTTTTACAGGAAAAACAGCGAGAATATGAAGAATGGGTAGAGGATGTTAGAGTTAAAGTCAATGAAGCGGGAGAAGAATTAGAACGAGGAGAAGGAGTTCCTTTAGCAACGGTTGTTGAACAAATACAGGCAAAGTTTCGTAATGCTCGTGAGGCGAATAAATGA
- a CDS encoding cytochrome c oxidase subunit 3, whose amino-acid sequence MTAITTSEHHEAGHEEHQDLRVWGLLTFLVSESLMFGGFFATYLFFRGTTAVWPPEGTEVELFIPTINTIILVSSSFVIHFGDMAIKRNSVGWMRFWYFITAIMGAVFLAGQVYEYMNLGYGLTTNIFANCFYLMTGFHGLHVFIGLLLILGVLWRSLRRGHYSDTKHTGIEMAEIYWHFVDIIWIVLFTLVYILNAF is encoded by the coding sequence ATGACTGCAATTACAACCAGTGAACATCACGAAGCTGGACACGAAGAACATCAAGATTTGCGAGTTTGGGGACTGTTGACTTTTCTAGTTTCTGAATCTTTAATGTTTGGTGGATTTTTTGCCACCTATTTGTTTTTTCGAGGTACTACCGCAGTTTGGCCCCCAGAAGGAACAGAAGTAGAATTATTTATCCCTACAATTAACACCATCATTCTTGTTTCTAGTAGCTTTGTCATTCACTTTGGTGACATGGCAATTAAAAGAAATAGTGTTGGTTGGATGCGGTTTTGGTATTTCATTACCGCAATTATGGGGGCTGTATTCCTAGCCGGTCAGGTTTATGAATACATGAATTTGGGATATGGTTTAACTACCAATATTTTCGCCAATTGCTTTTATTTAATGACCGGTTTCCACGGTTTACACGTCTTTATCGGACTGTTGTTAATCTTGGGTGTATTATGGCGTTCTTTGCGTCGTGGTCATTATTCTGATACCAAACACACAGGCATCGAAATGGCAGAGATTTACTGGCACTTCGTTGATATCATTTGGATTGTTCTCTTCACTTTGGTTTACATTCTTAACGCATTTTAA
- a CDS encoding single-stranded DNA-binding protein translates to MNSCILMAEIYDTPQLRHTPDGLEVTEMIVHVPGVRPDDPSHPLKVVGWGNLAKEIHQTYKEGDRVIIEGRLGMNTFDRPEGFKEKRAELTVQKIHGIGKEMNSSPPATTMAQPAQRPPESYESTRPAPTPVTTNVAVTPQVTTPEPTYQPANFQPPSYQPVSAPEPDPDDIPF, encoded by the coding sequence ATGAACAGTTGTATTTTAATGGCAGAAATTTATGACACTCCCCAACTGCGGCACACACCAGACGGGTTGGAAGTGACAGAAATGATCGTTCATGTGCCTGGAGTGCGGCCTGATGATCCTTCACATCCTTTGAAAGTAGTTGGGTGGGGTAATTTGGCAAAAGAAATCCATCAAACATACAAAGAAGGCGATCGCGTTATTATTGAAGGACGCTTAGGAATGAATACCTTTGATCGTCCCGAAGGATTCAAAGAAAAACGTGCTGAGTTGACAGTCCAAAAAATTCATGGCATTGGCAAAGAGATGAATTCGAGTCCACCAGCAACCACAATGGCGCAACCAGCACAGCGTCCTCCAGAGTCTTATGAATCAACCCGTCCAGCACCAACCCCAGTTACAACTAATGTCGCTGTCACTCCCCAGGTGACAACCCCCGAACCCACCTATCAACCAGCGAATTTTCAGCCTCCATCCTATCAACCTGTATCAGCACCAGAACCTGATCCAGACGACATCCCATTTTAA
- a CDS encoding type II toxin-antitoxin system RelE/ParE family toxin — protein MLVRRINESMLNFAPSNSRFRQHFRIFLTRNIEAGEMLFKEFTKKCENLLQFPNMGRSYEYIRHEMRGVPLDGYIIFYQVVDNNVEILRVVNGRQHLEALFGE, from the coding sequence ATGCTCGTGAGGCGAATAAATGAATCAATGCTTAATTTCGCCCCAAGCAATTCGAGATTTAGACAGCATTTCAGAATATTTTTAACCAGAAATATTGAAGCTGGAGAAATGCTTTTTAAAGAGTTCACAAAAAAATGTGAAAACTTACTCCAATTTCCCAATATGGGACGTAGCTACGAGTATATAAGGCATGAAATGCGTGGCGTTCCTCTTGATGGTTACATCATTTTTTATCAAGTTGTTGATAATAATGTTGAAATTCTCCGAGTTGTGAACGGTCGCCAACATTTAGAAGCTTTGTTTGGAGAGTAG
- a CDS encoding ArsC/Spx/MgsR family protein, protein MARVIFYEKPGCKGGTKQKVLLTAAGHEVVTYSLLTEPWTAERLRSFFGDRTVSEWFNKSAPKVKSGEVIPESIDADTALVMMLRDPLLIRRPLIEVGNRREVGFDVEKIDAWIGLKPVDDSLKEMSEKLMQQNLQGCSHGHDHEHHHGKGGCKNHGQEQHQH, encoded by the coding sequence ATGGCCAGAGTAATTTTCTATGAAAAACCAGGCTGTAAAGGTGGTACAAAGCAAAAAGTTTTGCTGACAGCCGCAGGTCATGAAGTAGTGACATACAGTTTATTAACGGAACCTTGGACAGCAGAGAGGTTGCGGTCATTTTTTGGCGATCGCACTGTAAGCGAATGGTTTAACAAGTCCGCACCTAAAGTAAAATCAGGAGAGGTGATTCCTGAAAGCATTGACGCTGATACTGCTTTGGTGATGATGCTCAGAGATCCTTTATTAATTCGTCGTCCTTTAATTGAAGTAGGAAATAGACGTGAAGTAGGTTTTGATGTCGAGAAAATTGACGCATGGATAGGTTTAAAACCTGTCGATGACTCTTTGAAGGAAATGAGCGAAAAACTGATGCAGCAAAACCTCCAAGGCTGTTCTCACGGTCATGACCACGAACACCATCACGGTAAGGGTGGTTGTAAAAATCACGGTCAAGAACAACACCAGCATTAG
- a CDS encoding cupin region produces MQGKDWFVAGDGQHQACKSARTWDLLRDNYRLYRFLTEVEDVLNNVEDESTCLPEIRMLVRRLIVNSYWVQSQFLAPDSKTGTSVLLLYDELGFPLTVQTVTFAPGTISNIHNHGTWGVVAVLKGEEKNTFWRRSSNPEFPDKIETTGEINLFPGDIISFAPDTIHQVQAVGEQPTVTFNIYGETNPKERFEFDTIHHIAKKF; encoded by the coding sequence ATGCAAGGTAAGGATTGGTTTGTCGCTGGAGATGGACAGCATCAAGCCTGTAAATCAGCGAGAACATGGGATTTATTGCGTGACAATTATCGCTTGTATCGGTTTCTGACTGAGGTAGAAGACGTTCTCAATAATGTTGAAGATGAATCAACTTGTCTTCCGGAAATTCGGATGCTGGTAAGGCGATTAATTGTCAATTCCTATTGGGTACAAAGTCAGTTTTTAGCACCTGACTCAAAAACAGGAACTTCTGTTTTATTGTTATACGATGAATTAGGTTTTCCTTTAACTGTACAAACGGTAACATTTGCACCGGGGACAATTTCCAATATTCATAATCATGGAACTTGGGGAGTGGTAGCGGTGCTAAAAGGTGAAGAAAAAAATACATTTTGGCGGCGCAGTTCAAACCCGGAATTTCCAGATAAAATTGAAACAACTGGAGAAATAAATTTATTCCCAGGCGATATTATTAGTTTTGCTCCTGATACAATTCATCAGGTACAAGCTGTTGGTGAACAACCTACGGTTACATTTAATATCTATGGAGAAACCAACCCCAAAGAGAGATTTGAATTTGATACAATTCACCATATTGCTAAAAAATTTTAA
- a CDS encoding serine/threonine-protein kinase: MSQCLNPDCLYENPQGTQFCQRCGGKIVLDDRYLPIKFIGEGGFGRTFQAVDVKRLNTPCVIKQFLPQQAGSSSLQKATELFQQEAKRLQELGKHSQIPDLLAFFPQDGRLYLVQEFIDGQNLFQELQTQGKFNESQIRNILTELLSVLQFIHENQVIHRDIKPENILRCKNGKLFLIDFGVSKETSGSILTRVGTITGTPGYAPPEQFRGMVYPSSDLYSLAVTCVRLLTGHFPKSDGSDELFDTINMEWQ; encoded by the coding sequence ATGAGTCAATGTCTCAATCCTGACTGTCTTTACGAAAATCCCCAGGGTACTCAATTTTGTCAACGTTGTGGAGGTAAAATAGTTTTAGATGACCGTTATCTACCGATTAAATTTATCGGAGAAGGTGGTTTTGGACGCACTTTTCAAGCAGTAGATGTGAAAAGATTAAATACTCCCTGCGTCATTAAACAATTTTTACCCCAACAAGCAGGAAGCTCATCTTTACAAAAAGCGACGGAATTATTTCAACAAGAAGCTAAAAGACTCCAAGAGTTAGGAAAACATTCACAAATACCAGATTTACTTGCCTTCTTTCCCCAGGATGGTAGATTGTATTTGGTACAGGAATTTATTGATGGTCAAAATTTATTCCAAGAGTTACAAACTCAAGGTAAATTCAATGAATCCCAAATTAGAAATATTTTAACAGAATTATTGTCAGTTTTGCAATTTATTCATGAGAATCAAGTAATTCATCGAGATATTAAACCAGAAAATATCCTCAGATGTAAAAACGGTAAATTATTCCTAATTGATTTTGGTGTTTCTAAAGAAACAAGTGGCAGTATTTTAACCAGAGTTGGTACAATTACAGGTACTCCTGGATATGCACCACCAGAACAATTTCGCGGTATGGTTTACCCAAGTAGTGATCTTTATAGTTTAGCTGTTACTTGTGTACGTTTATTGACGGGACATTTTCCCAAATCTGATGGTTCGGATGAGTTGTTTGATACTATAAATATGGAATGGCAATAG
- a CDS encoding HNH endonuclease: MSRTYINVDLRRLVVERAGNICEYCLISAVDRSSGCQVDHIISVKHGGASTDDNLCYACVFCNLQKGTDLGSINWRNGELVRFFNPRRDLWGDHFRLDEAVIQPLTDIGEVTTRILDFNNDERIIERLLLIEVGKYPPTSAKGRISK, encoded by the coding sequence ATGTCTCGTACTTACATTAATGTAGATTTGCGGCGTTTAGTTGTTGAACGCGCTGGGAATATTTGTGAATATTGTCTTATTTCAGCAGTAGATAGATCATCCGGTTGTCAAGTTGACCATATAATTAGCGTTAAACATGGTGGTGCAAGCACAGATGATAATCTTTGTTATGCTTGTGTTTTCTGTAATTTGCAAAAAGGTACAGATTTAGGTTCAATTAATTGGCGTAATGGTGAATTAGTGAGATTTTTTAACCCCCGTAGAGACTTATGGGGTGATCACTTTCGACTTGATGAAGCTGTGATTCAACCATTAACAGATATTGGTGAAGTAACAACGCGTATTCTCGATTTTAATAACGATGAACGGATCATAGAAAGACTATTATTAATAGAAGTTGGTAAGTATCCACCAACATCAGCAAAAGGAAGAATTAGCAAGTAG
- a CDS encoding Uma2 family endonuclease, whose product MVQTKHRFASFEEYLSYDDGTDNLYELFNGELVEMPPESGINVQIANRLFLIFALLIGIDRVRGHGLELEVRGEPRNRYPDLTIIREEHIQQLASRNTIRLSMSPPLLVVEVVSPGELQRDRDFIAKRLQYQDCGIPEYWIIDPQTKSILILELINEVYDEIGIFSGDNLVRSPQFNSLNLQASQIFD is encoded by the coding sequence ATGGTACAAACTAAACATAGATTTGCAAGTTTTGAAGAATATTTATCTTATGATGATGGCACAGATAATTTGTACGAATTGTTTAATGGGGAGTTAGTGGAAATGCCACCAGAATCAGGAATTAATGTGCAAATTGCTAATCGTCTTTTTCTCATTTTTGCATTGTTAATAGGGATTGATAGAGTGCGGGGACATGGTTTAGAGTTGGAAGTAAGAGGAGAACCAAGAAATCGTTATCCTGATCTGACTATTATTCGAGAAGAGCATATTCAACAATTAGCAAGCCGTAATACTATTCGCCTCTCAATGTCACCACCTTTATTGGTAGTTGAAGTTGTTAGTCCTGGGGAATTACAAAGAGATAGAGATTTCATCGCCAAGCGTTTACAGTATCAAGATTGTGGTATTCCTGAATATTGGATTATTGACCCCCAAACAAAAAGTATATTAATTTTAGAATTAATTAATGAAGTTTATGATGAAATTGGGATTTTTTCTGGTGATAATTTAGTTAGATCTCCACAATTTAATAGTCTAAATTTACAAGCATCACAAATTTTTGATTAA
- a CDS encoding HEAT repeat domain-containing protein, with translation MLDWLLIWGVTQGVGVLVTPILQDLAKEGAKDFAKDFFKDSLKHVLLREKDPRQVAAGKAIKEFLQLVQQQLKIRCKLPENEIKPYIQEVKRFISDKSVKSILGKAFEIDCDSLDATTLKNTWNSLQLKPLPNNFNWDAIINQYLMNVQEILFDSKDLRDLLDSQNIEKIEKSTQEIAGIIPDFDLLGYQEAIKETYGNLKLESLDTTGYAYNELKLWRMFIAQNVREVHQVLPQIYELPKEHLNRLRESNQLEAEVAIQELERYKQSYFEQATRPVLDIINDKQNYKYVVILGDPGSGKSTLLQFLALNWAESPIDNVISQPIPLLIELRTYMRRREDNECHDFIEFFHKCSGSIYHLNQHKLHEQLLAGNALVMFDGLDEVFDPGKREDVITDIHRFTNKYPQVRVIVTSRVIGYKTQRLRDTEFHHFMLQDLDAEQIQDFINRWHELNFNNEADKLRKKERLQGAVANSKSIKELAGNPLLLTMMAILNRNQELPKDRPELYHQASRLLLHQWDVERALIEDIRLDPKTIDYKDKQAMLRQVAYSMQANQKGLTGNLITASDLETILTDYLKTIVDKPREAARVMINQLRTRNFILCFVGADYYAFVHRTFLEYFCAWEFVWQFEKERSISIEQLKTDVFAKHWQDESWNEVLRLIAGMLEPKFTGEIIDYIMTTNILHYVEEEQGINFFLEAGVDRRIINYLINKNEKEEQFINIFLAAELLGEVRNYHIIKSTAHKLLEMLKYLTQYDISYYYETYDKEAKFVDRVRSNAVTQIATLWQDDPNTLSWLKQSATVGNNSDMRIAAVQELIQKFKDDLDTVSILKQLATSDDDGNVRRAAMRKLAQDFQEDPDTLPILKKLAISDVNLNVRRAAMRELARNFKDNPETLLFLKQLITSDKSFLTRRTAVEELARNFKDDPETLLFLKQLITSDNGNVRCTVVQALAKHFKDDTSTLPILKKLANCDDDANVQGEVVDALAWNFKDDPDTLQIIKQLATSEDRNVRFQAAQTLANYFQDDPNTLPFLKEMATLDDDANVRSVVLARLVDNFKDDPDILPIFKQLATSDDHWNVRCAAAQGLADNFKEDPDTLTILKQFATSDDDETVRYTAIRGLAKYFKTNPDLFELFYKCAMNDTFERKEEWGKNPRLLALKIIIKPYPNHPQTLRLLHDRAENDPDEQVREFAKQELAKLN, from the coding sequence ATGTTGGACTGGTTGCTGATTTGGGGAGTTACTCAAGGTGTTGGGGTGTTGGTTACTCCGATTTTGCAAGATTTAGCAAAGGAAGGAGCAAAAGACTTTGCTAAAGACTTTTTCAAAGACTCCCTCAAACACGTTCTGCTACGAGAAAAAGATCCTCGTCAGGTAGCAGCAGGTAAAGCGATTAAAGAATTTTTACAACTGGTACAGCAGCAGTTAAAAATCCGTTGTAAACTTCCTGAAAATGAAATTAAACCATATATCCAAGAAGTCAAGAGATTTATCAGCGATAAATCGGTTAAATCAATTTTAGGAAAAGCTTTTGAAATTGATTGTGATTCCCTTGACGCAACAACTCTTAAAAATACTTGGAATAGTCTACAATTAAAACCTCTACCAAATAATTTTAACTGGGATGCTATCATAAACCAGTATTTAATGAATGTTCAAGAAATTCTTTTTGATTCAAAAGATTTAAGAGATCTACTTGACTCACAGAATATTGAAAAAATCGAAAAAAGTACCCAAGAAATTGCAGGTATTATACCAGATTTTGATTTATTGGGATATCAGGAAGCAATTAAAGAAACTTATGGCAACCTGAAATTAGAGAGTTTAGATACAACAGGTTATGCCTATAACGAACTGAAATTATGGCGAATGTTTATCGCTCAAAATGTGCGGGAAGTTCACCAAGTTTTACCACAAATTTACGAACTGCCTAAAGAACACCTGAATCGACTCCGCGAAAGTAATCAGCTAGAAGCAGAAGTTGCCATACAGGAGTTAGAACGCTACAAACAAAGTTATTTTGAACAAGCAACTCGACCAGTTTTAGATATTATTAACGACAAGCAAAATTATAAATATGTAGTAATTTTAGGTGATCCAGGTTCTGGTAAATCTACATTACTGCAATTTTTAGCATTAAATTGGGCAGAATCACCAATTGATAATGTAATTTCTCAACCGATTCCTTTGTTGATTGAATTACGTACTTATATGCGGCGACGGGAAGATAATGAATGCCACGATTTTATCGAATTTTTTCATAAATGTAGTGGTTCAATTTATCATCTCAATCAACATAAATTGCATGAACAACTTTTAGCTGGTAATGCTTTAGTAATGTTTGATGGTTTAGATGAAGTCTTTGATCCTGGAAAGCGAGAAGATGTAATTACAGATATTCATCGCTTTACAAATAAATATCCTCAAGTGCGGGTGATTGTGACTTCTCGCGTGATTGGCTACAAAACTCAACGGTTAAGGGATACTGAGTTTCATCACTTCATGCTACAAGATTTAGACGCAGAACAAATTCAAGATTTTATCAATCGTTGGCATGAATTAAATTTTAATAATGAAGCTGACAAGCTGAGAAAAAAAGAACGTCTCCAAGGAGCAGTTGCAAACTCAAAATCCATTAAAGAGTTAGCGGGAAATCCTCTACTGTTAACAATGATGGCGATTTTAAATCGTAACCAAGAATTACCTAAAGATAGACCAGAACTTTATCATCAAGCATCACGGTTATTGCTGCATCAATGGGATGTAGAACGCGCATTAATTGAAGATATTCGCCTAGATCCAAAAACCATTGATTATAAAGATAAACAGGCGATGTTGCGTCAAGTCGCCTACAGTATGCAAGCAAATCAAAAGGGTTTAACTGGTAATTTGATAACTGCATCTGATTTAGAAACAATTCTGACTGATTATCTCAAAACCATAGTTGATAAACCCAGAGAAGCAGCGCGAGTGATGATTAATCAATTACGAACTCGTAACTTTATTCTGTGTTTTGTCGGTGCAGATTATTATGCTTTTGTACATCGGACGTTTTTAGAATACTTCTGTGCTTGGGAGTTTGTTTGGCAGTTTGAAAAAGAACGCAGTATTTCTATTGAACAATTAAAAACTGATGTTTTTGCTAAACATTGGCAAGATGAATCTTGGAATGAGGTATTGCGCTTGATAGCAGGAATGCTTGAACCTAAGTTTACTGGAGAAATTATTGATTATATAATGACTACGAATATCCTTCATTATGTAGAAGAGGAACAGGGTATAAATTTCTTTTTAGAAGCTGGTGTGGATAGAAGAATTATTAATTATTTAATTAATAAAAATGAAAAAGAAGAACAATTTATTAACATATTCTTAGCTGCTGAATTGCTAGGAGAAGTTAGAAATTATCACATAATAAAGTCAACGGCTCATAAATTATTAGAAATGCTAAAATATTTAACTCAATATGACATCAGTTACTATTATGAAACCTATGACAAAGAAGCTAAGTTTGTTGATAGAGTTCGTAGTAACGCAGTGACACAAATCGCGACTCTTTGGCAAGATGATCCCAATACTCTATCCTGGCTTAAACAATCTGCCACTGTTGGGAATAATAGCGATATGCGAATTGCGGCAGTACAAGAATTAATACAGAAATTTAAAGATGACCTGGATACTGTAAGCATTCTCAAACAACTCGCTACCTCTGATGATGATGGGAATGTGCGACGTGCCGCAATGCGAAAGTTAGCACAGGATTTCCAAGAAGACCCTGACACATTACCCATCCTCAAAAAACTTGCTATCTCTGATGTTAATTTGAATGTGCGACGTGCCGCAATGCGAGAATTAGCACGGAATTTCAAAGATAATCCCGAAACCTTACTATTCCTCAAACAACTTATTACCTCTGATAAGTCTTTTTTAACAAGACGTACAGCAGTAGAAGAATTAGCACGAAATTTTAAAGATGATCCTGAAACTTTACTATTCCTCAAACAACTTATTACCTCTGATAATGGAAATGTGCGATGTACAGTAGTACAAGCATTAGCAAAACATTTTAAAGATGATACCAGTACATTACCAATTCTCAAAAAACTTGCTAACTGTGATGATGATGCGAACGTACAAGGTGAAGTAGTAGACGCATTGGCATGGAATTTTAAAGATGATCCTGATACATTACAAATTATTAAACAACTCGCTACTTCTGAAGATAGGAATGTACGATTTCAAGCAGCACAAACATTAGCAAATTATTTCCAAGATGACCCGAATACATTACCATTTCTTAAAGAAATGGCTACCCTTGATGATGATGCAAATGTGCGAAGTGTAGTATTAGCAAGATTAGTAGATAACTTCAAAGATGATCCAGACATTTTGCCCATATTCAAGCAACTAGCTACCTCTGATGATCATTGGAATGTGCGATGTGCAGCAGCACAAGGATTAGCAGATAATTTCAAAGAAGACCCAGATACATTAACCATTCTCAAACAATTTGCTACCTCTGATGATGATGAAACTGTCCGATATACAGCAATACGAGGATTAGCTAAATACTTTAAAACTAACCCCGATTTGTTTGAGTTGTTCTACAAATGTGCTATGAATGATACCTTTGAACGTAAAGAAGAATGGGGAAAAAATCCTCGACTACTTGCATTGAAGATAATCATTAAGCCATATCCCAACCATCCCCAAACCTTACGATTGTTGCACGACAGAGCAGAAAATGATCCAGATGAGCAAGTGCGGGAATTTGCAAAGCAAGAATTAGCAAAATTAAACTGA